The DNA segment aattcaatgtAATGTGCAGTAAATTCCCAACAACAAACAGACCTGTTTCTTCAATATAACATACAGATCAGAgagtaaaaacacactttaatctGACctctggttggttggttgagaTTTTCCATTTTACTTCACATTTATTGTATCAAGACAATTCCGCAGAaattgtgagggtgtgcctcaccctctGACCAGCACAAGCCAATTGAGTGCATGTTGTGCAAGCCTGCACAATGCCTGCGAGCAGCCACTCCCACACCACTGCTGCCTTCTCACTCTCCCgcacagagagagaaaccaaGCCCCCGGACAAAACCAATTCTATCGAGGTTAGAACCGCAAGAGTTTGAATTACAACCGTGTGAAGTTTCATGATTTTAGCTTACCCGGTGACggaggaagggtcaactgactgcttatatttattacacttgctGATGATTCTAccatccctaacttctaaactaattCTAACAGAAAAGAGACAGATATGGTACTAAAggcaaacacaattctcttcagtaCTAAATACACAGCCACGAAGtgaatcaaaataaaacacatctttTATGTTTTCAAAATTCTGAGTAAAAAATGACGGACATCCCTCCTTTGGGATGGAATCCAAACCATCAAAGCAACTAATTAATACAGATTTAACATAACCACGGTTCATAAGTGGTAAATTACACCGTCTAGTTTGATATTAATAATCTCAGAGACTCAGTTAATAAATGGAGTACCATAAAGTCCAATGTGGAAGAGTCGTCAGAACTTTAACGAATAACTGATAAGTTCTCTCTATGAGCCGCGACAGGAACATTAAACAATGCAAACATCGACGTAAAAGTCTGTAAAAGCTcctctacctgctgcaccgccGACGGTTATCGGTGTGAAGACCTGTCAAAGACGACAAAAGCGGAGTTCTGGTGATGATTAGCAGGAATAGAGCTCCCATACACGCCTGTGGAGCTCAAACCTGCAACATCAACGTGAGTCATACCAACCACAatagcatactaaccacaatagcatactaaccacaatagcatactaaccacaatagcatactaaccacaatagcatactaaccacaatagcataccaaccacaacagcatactaaccacaatagcataccaaccacaacagcatactaaccacaataacataccaaccacaacagcatactaaccacaataacataccaaccacaacagcatactaaccacaataacataccaaccacaacagcatactaaccacaatagcatactaaccacaatagcatactaaccacaaCAGCATAATAACCACAatagcatactaaccacaaCAGCATAATAACCACAATAGCATACTAATTAGCCACAAcagcatactaaccacaatagcatactaaccacaataACATACCAACCACAatagcatactaaccacaatagcatactaaccacaataacataccaaccacaacagcatactaaccacaatagcatactaaccacaatagcatactaaccacaaCAGCATAATAACCACAatagcatactaaccacaaCAGCATAATAACCACAatagcatactaaccacaaCAGCATAATAACCACAATAGCATACTAATTAGCCACAAcagcatactaaccacaatagcatactaaccacaataACATACCAACCACAatagcatactaaccacaatagcatactaaccacaataACATACCAACCACAACAGCATAATAACCACAATAGCATACTAATTAGCCACAAcagcatactaaccacaataacataccaaccacaacagcatactaaccacaatagcatactaaccacaataACATACTAACCACAAcagcatactaaccacaatagcatactaaccacaatagcataccaaccacaatagcatactaaccacaaCAGCATAATAACCACAatagcatactaaccacaatagcatactaaccacaataacataccaaccacaacagcatactaaccacaatagcatactaaccacaataACATACTAACCACAAcagcatactaaccacaatagcatactaaccacaacagcatactaaccacaatagcatactaaccacaacagcatactaaccacaacagcatactaaccacaataACATACTAACCACAATAGCTGTCTCTAAAGGAACAAAGTGCAGTACAATGGGATGACACACAAAGGTCCAATAACTGTACTCGTTGTTAaatgtttgttgtctttattcATTTGGACTTCCTTATTCGACAACTTAAAAAGTAGTGCATAGAAAGGAAGACGCTCTTTTTATCAGAATTAAACTGGAACATAACAGCTAGTTTATAGTGGAATCTTATAGTTTGGGATTTGTGCTATTGATGTCACACTTTATCCATTTCTGCTTGCTTGGTGCCATCCGGAGCCTCTCCAAGATGAAGCTGCACCCCTGCTGATGGGCTACACCAGCTCACAAACATGGGAAATGTCAGACTGGTGGGGGCACAAATGTTGAAACAAGCTGCTTTGTAGGGAAAACAGTAGTTTCTCCACCCATCAGTCTCTGATTTAGTTTAAGTCAAGAGGCCAAAGAAACTAATTGTTGACTTTTAGGGCTGTTGCAGCTGTCTAGAGTAGCAGCGTCCACTATTGGACAGGAAGTAACGAGTTTGGGATTTAAAGCAAATTTAATTTTTCacattgtgtaaaaaaaattatacaAAAATACAACACTGTACAATATTCTATTtttcaatatttaaaaatagCCAACCAACCCCaaagaatatttaaaacatGTATTTGCATTTACATGTTGATGCATTTAAGTTTTCacgattttgtttttttttggcatcAGATTTGGAAAATTTTCCTTCCGCCTCAGCTCTTTTCCAGACTCATCTCCAGTTTGATGTGTGACCCCCCAGAGCTGAGTCGATCCAGAGTCTTCTTGAGTCTGATCAGTTTTTTCTCCATAAATTCAGCAACGTCCTTCTTGAGACGCTGCaacaggataaaaaaaatcttgtgaGTTTCATTTGCCAGAAGGATCAGACTGACTGGTGGCAGCCGGTGGTTTGTAGGACCCTGAGAGTTCCCACTGGTCCAGTTTGGACGTGATTTAATGTTGACATGAATGTCTCAGGCTTCAACACTTTCTTCCATTAAgacttcccttttcttttcttagctCAGTCAGGTTGAATCCGTCTAACACAACTGATTGTTCTAACCTCTCTGTGGAATTcaaatgtttctcaggtgatcTCGTACAATACGAACCAAAAATGTAGAATTTAAGTCTGATGAAGCTCCAAAGGTCACGGGAGAATCCATCGACCTGTTACTAGTGTTGAAGACGTGACTCCGTCCAGGAAAACCTGCCGGTTCCGTCACTGACCTGAGAGGAGCAAAGGTGAAATGAAACATCTCCATTTTCATTCTATCAGAGTGGTTCATCctcgtcttcatcttcatcgAGGAGGTGGATGCCCTCACCTCTTCATGATGCCAGCGGTGATTCCAGCTCTGCTCAAGACTCTTCGGCTGGAGTCGTCCACCTTGTAAACTGGTAACATTTTACACACATGAGTCTCACCACGTTCTGGTGGTTCCAGATTATCTGAACTTtagtcagaatcagaatcagaatcaggtttattgccattgttcatgtaatacacagtattacacaagctaggaatttgtcttggtgtgacgctgcgacattcaacataaaagacaacattagaataagataaataaaataagacatatatacagtatatatataaatagtaagaaatagtgcaggtcaatgcaaaagTAATGTATTGGTATAGTCATAAATGAGTTGGGCTTCATGTGACGCCTGTAAGAATGAAACTTTTCTGACTGCCAGCTCCACTTGTGCTTTATACTATTTTATACTATTTTCTAGCCTGAGTGCTGATTGTAGTTACAAGGCTACAATAATACACTATATTATAACCCCAGTTTATACGCTGGTCAACACAAGCTGGAGAATTTGctgtgcatttgttttgttttcttttaattaaatctTGAATGCTGAATTCCATTCAATTAAGTCACACAATGAGCAGTTTGGAGATGTAAATGCAGTTtgaatgattttttattttttactttattaGTCAAATAATGTCTATCTATTCCGAAAAACCAACAATACTTTCTGTTAATACATTTTCATTCTAATTATGGCGCCATTTGGCTTCCATCGTGAGGCGCAAAGTCTGCTGAAAACTGTATTTTTACTGGAGATCACAACTATTTAATCcacatttttaaatcaataacgCTCAACGGTAACATTAACTACAAAAACATTAATATCAACAGATTATGTACATTACCTGACGCGCACATGTCTTGACCGCCATGAGGTTCAAACTAAACTGAAAGTAAAATCCAACCAATGTCCGCTGAGCTGAGAAGGAAGTGACGTCATTCCCACTACTTAAACAATAACATTAGGAGATAATTCTGTTTATGTTTGAATTACAAAACAAGAGGAAGTCCCGAACGAACGTTAACCTCTTCGCGAAAAAAAGTTTTTGTATGACCACTTTTGCCTTGGAATCAAACACAAAAAGGGGATTCCTTActtattttattcatatttcaaattagatatatattttttcttttactccaTACATCTTAATCATCATTTTCAAATTTTAAATGAGGATTTTCATTGAAAAACAAACTAATTGAAATATCAGGAATAATTAGATGCTTTTGCAACACATTACCCTACAGATTCATTCTTTTTCCTTAATTTTTTGCAAGTTATTTCTATAATTTATCACATATGGTCGCTTTATGACAACATTTAATTAAACTCTTGTTCAGACAATAGTACAAATACTCAAGtttattttgaattttaatCAGTAGTCAGTAAACTTCAAATCCACCAAAAAGTGTAAAACCCATGAAGAATTCTAGACCTGCATCCTCGTGCTTTATGGCTGTTGTAGTTTTGTGACATTGTTGCTGTTGCAGTTTTTCCACAGAAGATCTTATTCTGTTGTTCTGTTTGGAAACGTAGCATATATGACATTAACTGCACAGCTGTGGTTCTTAAAATATAACTTTACATTtaacaaaatgtaaaatgtgtctTAGTGTGTTCCAGTGATAAAAAACACACAGTCTCAGttttcaactttattttttaaaccaaaGATATATTTTCACAGTTTGAAGCCAGATGAGTCCAATGAAATCCTCCTCACATGTTGGAAACCACGGCGTAAAAAAAGTTCAGGGTTTCTCGAAGGTCGGTCACTGACCTCTACGAGTTCTTCTGTGGAACTCTTATTGTCACCTACCGGCACAAAGCACAACATTTCACAACTTTAGTGTATTTGTTTCAAATGTCTGGAGCTAGTTAAGCAGCTACAACAAACATCATGGATTAGGTAAACAGATTTAACAACATTTtagcaacatttttattttagttagtATTTTACTGGCTGATTTTGAGAGCTTGATCTGATGTTTAAGCTGCACTAGTGCACCCCCCACTTACCGTCTTGACCTCCGTATAGTTGGTCAGACCGTATTCTCCCAGCTCTCGTCCGATTCCTGATGCCTTGTAGCCCCCAAATGGAGCCTGGGCCCCAAACACGTCATAGCAGTTAATCCTGCAGAGCAGAACATGAACTCTAAATCTGTAAAAACGCACATTACAGATACAAAAGCATTTACACATCTGTTTCTATGGTCAAGAACATCTTAAAACTTTGATTAGAAACTTTAGTTCTCGTATTCGAGAGCCTCTGCTGGGGTGACAGCGCCCTCTAGCGAACATATAACCAAAGTGGCTCAGAAGTAGCAGAGACAGCTTtatcattttaaatctgttcctGATAGAATCATGTGATGTAATGCATACCACACAGTGCCTGCGCGCAGACCGTTGGATATATAGTGCGCCTTATCGATGTCCTTCGTGAACACAGCTGCTGCCAGACCGTATTTGGTGTCATTGGCCCgttccaccacctcctccagcgaCTTGAACTTCAAGATCTGCATCACTGGGCCAAAAAtctgcagcagaaaatggagggaaaacaaagatcAGTTAATAGAAGTGGCAAAATCCAAGTGTGCTCCTGTGTTTTAATGGGTTCAGAGATTGTTGAAATTCAACAGCAACCAAATAATCGATATTTCTGTAATGAACTGAACTGGTGTTTCGGAAGGAGGGAAGTGGTTCACTGAAAAGTGTTCACCCAACATTCTGCACCACAAAGTCTCAAAACACAGTGGCAGTGGGTAATGTCCCCACCCCCCCTGTGAGTGACAGCGTCCACTCTTTCCTACCTCCTCCCTGGCAATGGTCATGTTGTCCTGTACATCTCCAAACACAGTGGGCTGGATGAAGTATCCCTTGTTTGCAGCtactcctcctccacacatcagcttggctccctccctcttccccgTGCTGATGTAGCCCAGGATCTTGTTGAACTGCTCCAGGTCCACCTGGAGGCCAAGACAGAGGAAATGAGGAACAGCTCTACGAGCATGCTATTAGAACCCAGGGCGAGCGTTACTTGAGGCCCCTGCTCCGTCTTCAAGTCGAAGGGGTCTCCAACCAGTCGCCGCTTGGCTCGCTCCGCGCTCCGCTCCAAAAACTCCTCATAGACGTCTTCTTGCACGTAGGTGCGTGAGCCAGCGCAGCAGCACTGGCCTTGGTTGAAGAACAGGGCAAAGTGGGACTGCTCCACCGCGTCCTCCACTGGGAGCAGGAAACCAGACAAAACCGGACATGAGGGTGAGGCTGTGATGCACGTTTGCTCagtccaacaacaacaacaacagaaccacATACTGTTGGCGTCAGACAGGATGATGTTAGGGCTCTTTCCTCCCAGCTCCAGGGTGACTTTCTTCAGGTTACTGCTACCTGATGCCTGCTGAATCAGGTGACCCACCTGGAGACATGGCAGTAGATGAAGAAGCATCAGTCACAATGCTGATATCTCTCAGCCAGCACTTGAAAACAGGACTTTCTGCAGATGGTTCAGATTTAAAAACAATTGTTCCAGCTTGGTGGGCACAAACAGACAACCTCCAGAACAAGGAACACAAGTGTCCCACCTCTGTGGATCCGGTGAACGCCACTTTATCGACATCCATGTGCCTGACGATTGCAGCCCCAGCCGTGGGTCCCATTCCAGCCAAGATATTCACAACCCCTTCTGGGAAACCCACCTGAAAGAGAAAGCGGGGAGATCTTCAGGGAGATACAACATATCTGAGTTAACATTTCCAGCTGCACAGACGGGACCATACGTAGACATAGAAAAATATTGAGAGTAGAAGACGGGTACAACTGCTAATCCACGGTCTCCAcaagtttgtttattttaatttcatagTTCAGGGCTGCTCGTAGAACACCACCACCTTGTCATTGGTCTGCTGGAAAACTTTGAAAATTACCGCCATCTACAGGCTCGGCGTGTGTACTTCAACCTGTTGGTGGCGTTTGATACGTTGTGGCAAATTCAATGATTTCTAAaaactttattcattttttatttttattttttttaaatggagccTCTTTCCAATTTGTGTTTATTGGTCGTAAAAGTCAATATTGACCTCTTTACAGCTCTCAGCACACTTAAGAATCTAAAGCAGTACAAATAATAGGTAAAAGCTGCTTGACTGAGCCAACAGCATTTTACAAGTGTTCAATTATTGCCATTAAGGTCTAAAGAAGGTCAACAGCCTGAGGAAAGAAACCAGAAGAAGTTTGGCTTCTTCAGACACGACTACTTTGGTGGGAGTGGAAAGCATTCAAGCTAAAagtgttggtgctgcaggagAGACGGTACCTCTTTGACCAGGCTGGCCACATACAGAGCAGTTAACGGCGTCTGCTCTGCGACTTTCATCACCACGGTGTTGCCGGTTGCCAAGGCAGGGCCAAGTTTCCAGGCCTGCATCAACAGAGGGAAGTTCcactgcagagacagagggggtgACACAGACACTACCATCAGCTCACCATGAAGACAACATCCTTCAGTATTTCCTGTTTCCCTTTACTCCAGCAGCAATTTCATGTTTAGATAAAAATATGAGGAGTCTGGTCACATTCAACCTTGTTTGCTGGTGAAGATAAAAGATGGACAGTTACAAAATATATACTGCACCTTCAGGAGAAGATTTTTTGTATGATTTTACCATTTTAATCTTTTCTATTTCCAGTGGTCAATAAAGCCATTTTCACCCATTCATGGAGGCTTTTATCTTTGTTTACTTCCTGGCTTTATTCTCACCAACTGCTTTTATCCCATTCATTTACATGCACTCATAAataaaaagcccccccccccctcaccggAATTATCTGTCCACAGACCCCGATGGGCTCATGTCGGGTGTAGCAGAAGAAGTCTCCGTCAATGGGAATGGTCTTTCCCTCCCATTTGTCGGCCCAGCCTGCGTAGTACCTGAACACACCACCAGAGGTTCAGTGACATGGTCAGGCCAGGGGGCTCCATAAGATAACATGCGGTGGTACCTCAAACACTTCACCACATTGGGCAAGTCCACAGAGTACGCAACTGCATATGGCTTTCCATTATCTAGAGTCTCCAGTTCCTATGGCAACAGCATAATCTGAGTGTAACAACCTGCCACAAGTGTTTTCAAACAGCATGTGTGAgcatgtgagcatgtgtgtgtgagtgtgtgaaagaTGGCATTACAGCTATAAAAATTGATCCACTAAACGAAAAGGTTAATGTGACCACATGTGTGATAATGTTTAATGAACAAATAAGGAGACTAACTTGTTTTGGGTGTTGAAATGTGCCTAACGAgtaattattgtaattatacGAGCGTTGTTTAGGCCGGACTCACAGCCAGATAAGCAGAATCCCTCTCGATGGCGTCCGCCAGACGGTTCAGCAGCAGGCCGCGGTGTGAGGCATCCGTCCGTCGCCATGGTGACCCCAACCTGAAGGCATCACGTGCGG comes from the Takifugu rubripes chromosome 7, fTakRub1.2, whole genome shotgun sequence genome and includes:
- the LOC101077479 gene encoding aldehyde dehydrogenase, mitochondrial; this translates as MLRTVLLRALPRFGCPAVCRYSAAAIPVPNTQPEVHFNKLFINNEWHDAVNGKTFPTINPSTGEVICQVAEADEADVNKAVKAARDAFRLGSPWRRTDASHRGLLLNRLADAIERDSAYLAELETLDNGKPYAVAYSVDLPNVVKCLRYYAGWADKWEGKTIPIDGDFFCYTRHEPIGVCGQIIPWNFPLLMQAWKLGPALATGNTVVMKVAEQTPLTALYVASLVKEVGFPEGVVNILAGMGPTAGAAIVRHMDVDKVAFTGSTEVGHLIQQASGSSNLKKVTLELGGKSPNIILSDANMEDAVEQSHFALFFNQGQCCCAGSRTYVQEDVYEEFLERSAERAKRRLVGDPFDLKTEQGPQVDLEQFNKILGYISTGKREGAKLMCGGGVAANKGYFIQPTVFGDVQDNMTIAREEIFGPVMQILKFKSLEEVVERANDTKYGLAAAVFTKDIDKAHYISNGLRAGTVWINCYDVFGAQAPFGGYKASGIGRELGEYGLTNYTEVKTVTIRVPQKNS